A single window of Methanoregula sp. DNA harbors:
- a CDS encoding DUF6448 family protein: protein MPPHCDTRDGPVVKAAKKALETGNLNYVLIWIPRESEKELKEVFARTLRARKAGKDAQDVADDWFFETAIRLHRAGEGASYTGMKPAGLSEGPVVPKAEKAIETGNPKETIDVILKTVEEDLTHRFRHVMEKKNYDVDDVAAGREFIEAFIGWVVYSHHLYMNVKGGNGHGEDQTGEGGSHHH from the coding sequence ATGCCACCACATTGCGATACCAGGGACGGGCCTGTTGTCAAGGCCGCAAAGAAAGCGCTGGAGACCGGGAATCTCAACTATGTTTTGATCTGGATTCCCAGGGAATCCGAGAAGGAACTGAAAGAGGTATTTGCCCGGACCCTGCGTGCACGAAAAGCCGGGAAGGATGCACAGGATGTTGCCGATGACTGGTTCTTCGAGACCGCCATCCGCCTCCATCGTGCCGGCGAGGGCGCATCATATACCGGAATGAAACCCGCGGGACTGAGCGAGGGCCCGGTCGTACCGAAAGCGGAGAAGGCAATCGAGACCGGCAATCCCAAGGAGACAATTGACGTTATCCTGAAGACCGTTGAGGAAGATCTGACCCATCGTTTCCGCCACGTCATGGAGAAGAAGAACTACGATGTGGACGATGTTGCTGCAGGCCGGGAATTCATCGAGGCATTCATCGGATGGGTCGTCTATTCCCATCACCTTTACATGAATGTAAAAGGCGGGAACGGCCATGGCGAAGACCAGACCGGGGAAGGGGGCTCCCACCACCATTGA
- a CDS encoding NAD(P)/FAD-dependent oxidoreductase, which yields MADPKGAIRQRDGMTYAVTTRIPAGIVTPDDLETIARAGRKYKVPMLKITSGQRIALIGLEPDDVERVIADLGTLAKPETAPCVKFVQACLGTDMCRYGNQDSISLAKSVDELFKEQTFPAKIKIGVSGCPRCCGESHTRDIGIMGTNRGWTVFFGGNGGTRPRFGNLITKGLTATETLDCAQRLAEYYRSNAKSHERTARFMERVGMETLKSELLTLLPYIQVEKAK from the coding sequence ATGGCAGATCCAAAAGGAGCGATCCGGCAACGGGACGGGATGACCTATGCGGTCACAACCCGGATCCCGGCAGGAATTGTGACCCCGGATGACCTTGAGACAATCGCAAGGGCCGGGCGGAAGTATAAAGTACCGATGCTCAAGATCACGAGCGGCCAGCGGATCGCGCTCATCGGCCTTGAACCGGACGATGTGGAGAGGGTGATTGCGGATCTCGGCACCCTTGCAAAACCCGAGACCGCACCCTGCGTCAAGTTCGTACAGGCGTGCCTCGGCACAGATATGTGCAGGTACGGTAACCAGGACTCCATCAGCCTTGCCAAATCTGTCGATGAATTGTTCAAAGAGCAGACCTTCCCGGCTAAGATCAAGATCGGCGTCTCGGGCTGCCCCCGGTGCTGCGGTGAGAGCCATACCCGGGACATCGGGATTATGGGGACGAACCGGGGCTGGACAGTCTTCTTCGGTGGCAACGGGGGGACCCGGCCGCGGTTTGGCAACCTGATCACCAAAGGCCTCACTGCAACTGAAACGCTGGACTGTGCGCAGCGGCTCGCGGAATATTACCGTTCTAACGCAAAATCGCACGAGCGGACGGCCCGGTTCATGGAGCGTGTCGGTATGGAAACGCTCAAATCCGAACTGCTGACATTACTTCCCTATATTCAGGTTGAGAAGGCGAAATGA
- a CDS encoding cupin domain-containing protein has translation MKITEVAKVVSGPNPHHVDARKIYDTPHAMAVVITLKPGESLKKHITPVDVFFYVLEGTGIVEIGNERAACTKDMLIESPAKIPHRWINESKAVFRVLVVKVPKPTEETKLL, from the coding sequence ATGAAAATCACTGAAGTTGCAAAGGTCGTATCAGGCCCGAACCCGCACCATGTGGATGCACGGAAGATTTATGACACACCGCACGCGATGGCGGTGGTCATCACGCTCAAACCCGGAGAATCGTTGAAGAAGCACATCACACCTGTTGATGTCTTCTTCTATGTGCTGGAAGGGACCGGCATTGTCGAGATCGGCAACGAGCGGGCAGCGTGCACGAAGGACATGCTGATTGAGAGCCCGGCGAAGATCCCGCACCGCTGGATCAACGAGAGTAAAGCGGTCTTCCGGGTCCTTGTCGTGAAGGTCCCGAAGCCGACAGAAGAAACGAAACTGCTCTGA
- a CDS encoding zincin-like metallopeptidase domain-containing protein, whose translation MKAADVKAQINERIIKALAEGKIPWLKPWTENGPRNLFSGRAYTGLNRLILGLIPYPLPFWATYRQYLAAGLQVQRGEHGFGIIYAGRTVKTETATDENGEETENKKQIRFLKAFVVFNVAQTDYKERGYKLPEVKDKPQLLGCNAVIQGYTGREKIPVTAGDRAAYSPGTDAITCPEIGRFRTSEHYYATMFHECIHSTGPRLNRFRRTDPVCFGSDTYGREELVAEIGSAYLAALTGIDSSAVIRNQAAYLQNWAAAIKADADLVMYAAGRAEKAADFMIGAPAPVPAGASGTDAAGGATA comes from the coding sequence ATGAAGGCCGCCGATGTGAAAGCACAGATCAACGAGCGGATCATCAAGGCGCTCGCCGAAGGAAAGATCCCCTGGCTGAAACCGTGGACGGAGAACGGCCCGCGCAACCTCTTCAGCGGCAGGGCATACACCGGGCTGAACCGGTTGATCCTCGGGCTCATCCCCTATCCTCTCCCCTTTTGGGCAACCTACCGCCAGTATCTCGCCGCAGGGCTGCAGGTCCAGCGGGGAGAGCACGGATTCGGGATCATCTACGCAGGCCGGACGGTCAAGACCGAGACGGCGACCGATGAGAATGGCGAGGAGACCGAGAACAAGAAACAGATCCGGTTCCTCAAAGCCTTCGTGGTCTTCAATGTCGCCCAGACCGATTACAAGGAGAGGGGCTACAAACTCCCCGAGGTAAAGGACAAACCGCAACTCCTCGGCTGCAATGCCGTCATCCAGGGCTATACCGGCCGGGAAAAGATCCCCGTCACCGCAGGCGACCGGGCCGCATACAGTCCGGGGACGGATGCGATCACCTGCCCGGAGATCGGCCGGTTCAGGACCTCCGAGCACTATTACGCGACGATGTTCCATGAGTGCATTCATTCGACCGGGCCCCGGCTGAACAGGTTCAGGCGCACCGATCCGGTCTGCTTCGGCTCCGACACTTACGGCCGGGAGGAACTGGTCGCCGAGATCGGGAGCGCCTACCTTGCGGCCCTCACCGGGATCGACTCCTCGGCCGTGATCCGCAATCAGGCAGCCTACCTCCAGAACTGGGCAGCCGCGATCAAGGCCGATGCCGATCTCGTGATGTATGCGGCGGGCCGGGCAGAGAAGGCAGCGGATTTCATGATCGGGGCCCCGGCCCCGGTCCCTGCCGGGGCAAGCGGGACAGATGCAGCGGGAGGGGCAACGGCATGA
- a CDS encoding WxcM-like domain-containing protein, translated as MIFEKLPRVKHVRDDGWLCELISMNYHDQPFSDIHSYIVSIVPHQTRANHYHKKKEEWIAPAAGKIEIALEDIRSKETQQIVLDTKTKDYSIIHIPPFIAHSIKNTGNCEASIIVFSKTPEDKNDTIPYEVKE; from the coding sequence ATGATCTTTGAAAAATTGCCACGTGTAAAGCATGTGCGGGATGATGGCTGGCTGTGTGAGCTGATCTCCATGAACTATCATGACCAGCCTTTTTCTGATATTCATTCCTACATCGTATCTATAGTTCCACACCAGACAAGGGCAAACCACTACCATAAAAAAAAAGAGGAATGGATTGCTCCTGCAGCAGGAAAAATTGAGATCGCTCTTGAAGATATCCGCTCCAAAGAAACTCAACAGATTGTGCTGGATACAAAAACAAAAGATTATTCAATAATTCATATCCCTCCTTTTATTGCACACTCAATCAAGAACACCGGGAACTGCGAAGCAAGCATTATCGTGTTCAGCAAAACCCCTGAAGATAAAAATGATACCATTCCCTACGAGGTCAAGGAATGA
- the pseC gene encoding UDP-4-amino-4,6-dideoxy-N-acetyl-beta-L-altrosamine transaminase — protein sequence MIPYGHQSIEQDDIDAVVRVLKSDWLTTGPAVDEFEKKLCSYTKGKYAVAVNSGTSALDVAVQALQIPQGSEVISTPFTFAATNNALLYNGLKPVFADIRKDTHNIDPDCIRKKITPKTKAIIFVDFAGHPCDIDQIQEIAQEHDLCLIDDACHALGASYHGKKAGTFADVNVFSFHPVKAITTGEGGAILTDNPDLAERMHLLRSHGKKDFKEQENEEQAWKYDMVLLGKNYRMNDIQAALGISQLAKLDRFIKRRNELASRYNKLLKEISFIDLPEIKEGVIHAWHLYTILLNSVDRDTFFRFMRRNGIGVNVHYIPTYRLTYYQKLLHTNPKKFPVCEDVFHRIITLPLYPGMNEDSLEYVTERIRTFKL from the coding sequence ATGATCCCTTACGGACACCAATCGATTGAACAGGATGATATCGATGCAGTTGTCAGGGTCTTGAAAAGTGACTGGCTGACTACAGGACCGGCAGTGGATGAATTTGAAAAAAAACTCTGTTCATATACCAAGGGGAAATATGCAGTTGCCGTCAATAGCGGGACAAGCGCGCTCGATGTTGCAGTCCAGGCACTGCAAATCCCACAGGGATCTGAAGTAATTTCGACCCCATTCACATTTGCTGCGACAAACAATGCCTTGCTTTACAACGGTCTGAAGCCAGTGTTTGCGGATATCCGGAAAGATACACACAACATAGATCCTGACTGTATTCGCAAAAAGATTACCCCCAAGACAAAAGCGATTATTTTTGTCGATTTTGCAGGACACCCATGTGACATTGACCAGATACAGGAGATCGCACAGGAACACGATCTCTGTCTTATCGATGATGCCTGCCATGCTCTTGGTGCATCATATCATGGTAAAAAGGCCGGCACATTTGCAGATGTCAATGTATTCAGTTTCCACCCGGTGAAAGCGATTACCACCGGTGAAGGGGGTGCAATACTGACGGATAATCCTGATCTTGCTGAACGGATGCACCTGTTAAGAAGTCATGGCAAAAAAGACTTCAAGGAGCAGGAGAATGAGGAGCAGGCCTGGAAATATGATATGGTCCTCCTTGGGAAAAATTACCGGATGAATGATATTCAGGCAGCTCTTGGCATATCTCAGTTGGCTAAACTTGACCGGTTCATTAAGAGAAGAAATGAACTTGCATCCCGTTATAACAAATTACTCAAAGAAATTTCATTCATTGATCTGCCGGAAATAAAAGAGGGAGTTATCCATGCATGGCACCTTTATACAATTTTACTCAATAGTGTCGACAGGGACACGTTTTTCAGATTCATGAGGAGAAATGGAATCGGCGTGAATGTCCATTACATCCCGACATACCGGCTCACGTATTACCAGAAACTACTCCATACAAATCCGAAAAAATTCCCGGTTTGTGAAGACGTATTTCACCGGATTATCACCTTACCATTATATCCTGGCATGAATGAGGATTCGCTTGAATATGTGACCGAAAGAATTCGCACGTTCAAACTATAA
- a CDS encoding radical SAM protein — translation MKIVLISTPSRTYAPNYIPPLGIMYLASHLRNLGHTIKIIDIAKTRQSNESTIKELKIFNPDLIGVSAIITAYRFVKKLVKGLKQSFPSVPVVIGGHIALDNVNLLLNHVGVDYVITGYGELKIAGLVDHLSGEFPVGKIPALSYKRNGEIISNPGDLFFKKIDEIPLPAYDLVDMKYYVTVTKKFPKLDAFLKKTKKTSPPMRALVVIGARGCTDHCSFCVHEFEHKGFHVHSIDYIMKNIEVLYNTYGVRIFQMGEDLFLFNTKQAKEFVEAMNSNFPDAYFQCSTRADYITPELIQILENSNCFTLGYGFESGNDYILNILGKRMTRDINIRAYSLIGASDITPACSFMVGSPGETRETIADTINAIRDARITDSAVFITTPYPGSRLFRWCIENGLIRNEDAYLDFISDRDAVKLSINFTPYPDVIVKMMKIVVENALEDNKRQIDSNYHIPIIRAIVHHRLVPFLYNGYFDLRRFLGKIIPMYRKATIDYELNKKGTVKISSDG, via the coding sequence ATGAAAATTGTTCTCATCAGCACCCCCTCTCGCACCTATGCCCCAAACTACATTCCTCCGCTTGGTATCATGTACCTGGCATCGCACCTTAGAAATCTGGGTCATACAATAAAAATAATCGATATTGCAAAAACCCGTCAGTCAAATGAGAGTACAATTAAAGAACTGAAAATATTTAATCCGGATTTAATCGGGGTCAGTGCGATCATTACCGCGTACCGTTTTGTAAAAAAACTGGTAAAAGGTTTAAAACAGTCATTCCCGTCAGTTCCGGTTGTCATTGGGGGGCATATCGCTCTTGATAATGTTAACCTGCTTCTGAACCATGTCGGGGTGGATTATGTAATTACCGGATATGGTGAACTGAAAATAGCAGGTCTGGTTGATCATCTATCAGGTGAATTCCCTGTTGGAAAAATCCCTGCCTTGTCTTATAAAAGAAATGGAGAAATTATTTCAAATCCCGGAGATCTTTTTTTCAAAAAAATCGATGAAATTCCACTTCCGGCCTATGATCTTGTTGATATGAAATATTATGTCACGGTCACCAAAAAATTCCCAAAGCTGGATGCATTCCTGAAAAAAACAAAGAAAACCTCCCCTCCGATGCGGGCGCTGGTCGTTATCGGTGCGAGAGGATGCACTGATCATTGTTCATTCTGTGTTCATGAATTTGAGCACAAGGGCTTCCACGTTCATTCAATTGACTATATCATGAAAAATATTGAGGTCCTTTACAACACCTATGGTGTGAGAATATTCCAGATGGGGGAGGACCTCTTCCTATTCAATACAAAACAGGCTAAGGAATTCGTTGAGGCAATGAACAGTAATTTTCCTGATGCATATTTCCAGTGTTCCACCCGAGCAGATTACATCACTCCGGAACTGATCCAAATTCTGGAAAATTCCAACTGCTTCACCTTGGGATACGGATTTGAATCCGGCAACGATTATATTCTCAATATCTTGGGTAAACGCATGACCCGGGATATTAATATCCGTGCTTATTCACTAATTGGTGCTTCAGATATTACTCCTGCATGCTCTTTCATGGTTGGCAGTCCTGGTGAGACGCGTGAAACGATTGCAGATACAATAAATGCAATCAGGGACGCTCGCATCACCGATAGTGCAGTATTTATCACCACTCCATACCCGGGGTCAAGACTGTTCCGCTGGTGTATTGAAAACGGGCTGATCAGAAACGAGGATGCCTATCTTGATTTTATATCAGATCGAGACGCGGTGAAACTGAGCATCAATTTCACCCCATATCCAGATGTTATTGTGAAAATGATGAAAATCGTGGTTGAAAATGCCCTTGAGGATAACAAGAGACAAATTGATAGTAATTATCATATTCCGATAATCCGGGCGATAGTGCATCATAGGCTTGTCCCATTTTTATATAATGGATATTTCGATCTGCGCAGGTTTCTGGGGAAAATAATCCCAATGTACAGGAAAGCAACTATTGATTATGAACTCAATAAAAAAGGGACGGTGAAGATCTCTTCAGACGGATAA
- a CDS encoding ABC transporter ATP-binding protein, with protein sequence MDTDQKSFSVIWYFLSPNKLRLFGLFIIGIIAALLEFVNIALLYPMLSISTNQPFPQDSLIFRALFILDSVFAYILPVRDQLVEICILFIIFAIFSWLVGLLYIKYSSNLIADITVNTKTQVFNSIIDADYQYFVDHKQGDIIFKTHRAPAYVSEVLSNLTKLSIDILLSVSTFLLLVSISWKGAFVLLIGGVIYYLFTRYLSLKISYLTGQGRYILGQRETVILNESISGSKQIKAFDVTGVWKNQFKETLTDFYNLWKKDYFWSQIPSITLYFLIFFTIGGVIIIIKIYYTYAFIDYLPLLGTFSLAVLKLLPRVANFGNYQMGIMGALPNLVEVKKVLEDQSYFTIKNGKRPFSQKNPGIIFNDVSFSHKNRDEIFKGLHLSIEPGKTTAVVGPSGSGKSTLIDLLLRLYDVDAGAITIDNINIKDYDLHSLRGKIGFVSQETFIYNASVKDNITFGQEYKDDEIIQASRLANAYEFIQQLPEKFDTLVGDRGVKLSGGERQRIAIARAMIRDPEILILDEATSSLDNVSEKVVQDAINNVAKKCTTIIVAHRLSTVKDADIIYVLENGRIAESGTHDALMSNKGKYWELYTRQVE encoded by the coding sequence ATGGATACTGATCAGAAATCGTTTTCTGTAATCTGGTATTTTCTTTCACCAAATAAGTTGAGGTTATTCGGTCTTTTCATTATCGGAATAATCGCTGCCCTGTTAGAGTTTGTCAATATCGCCCTGCTCTACCCGATGCTCTCGATCAGCACAAACCAGCCGTTCCCGCAGGATAGCTTAATATTCAGGGCTCTTTTCATTTTGGATAGCGTATTTGCGTATATACTTCCCGTCAGGGACCAGCTGGTCGAGATTTGTATTCTATTCATAATTTTTGCAATATTTTCATGGCTGGTTGGCCTACTCTATATAAAGTACTCATCAAACCTGATCGCCGATATCACGGTAAATACAAAGACACAGGTGTTCAACTCGATCATTGATGCCGATTACCAGTATTTTGTTGATCACAAGCAGGGCGATATCATATTCAAGACGCACCGTGCTCCGGCTTATGTTAGTGAGGTACTGAGCAACCTGACAAAACTGTCAATCGATATCCTCCTTTCAGTCTCCACATTCCTCCTGCTCGTATCGATCTCGTGGAAAGGGGCCTTTGTGCTTCTTATCGGTGGCGTCATCTATTATTTATTTACCCGATATCTGAGTTTGAAAATTTCTTATCTGACCGGGCAGGGGAGGTATATTCTTGGCCAGAGAGAGACGGTGATCCTGAACGAATCGATTTCCGGCTCTAAACAGATCAAGGCATTTGATGTCACGGGAGTCTGGAAGAACCAGTTTAAGGAGACATTAACAGATTTTTACAACCTGTGGAAAAAAGATTATTTCTGGTCGCAGATCCCATCGATTACACTGTATTTTTTAATTTTTTTTACCATCGGTGGTGTAATAATTATTATCAAGATCTACTATACGTATGCATTCATTGATTACCTGCCCCTGTTGGGCACATTTTCATTAGCAGTGCTCAAATTATTGCCACGAGTTGCGAATTTTGGCAATTACCAGATGGGGATCATGGGTGCCCTTCCGAACCTGGTTGAAGTGAAAAAGGTTCTGGAGGATCAGTCATATTTTACAATTAAAAACGGCAAGCGCCCGTTCAGTCAAAAAAACCCCGGTATTATTTTTAATGATGTCAGTTTCAGCCATAAGAACAGGGATGAAATATTCAAGGGATTGCACCTCTCCATTGAGCCAGGTAAAACCACGGCGGTTGTTGGTCCTTCCGGTTCCGGCAAATCGACCCTGATAGATCTCCTCTTACGGTTATATGACGTTGATGCCGGGGCGATCACAATTGACAATATCAATATCAAGGATTATGACCTGCATTCTCTGCGGGGAAAAATCGGGTTCGTCAGTCAGGAGACCTTCATATATAACGCGAGCGTGAAGGACAACATCACCTTTGGACAGGAATACAAGGATGATGAAATCATACAAGCCTCACGCCTTGCCAATGCTTATGAATTTATCCAGCAATTGCCTGAAAAGTTTGACACGCTGGTCGGGGACAGGGGCGTAAAATTATCCGGTGGCGAGCGACAGAGAATTGCAATCGCCCGTGCAATGATCAGGGATCCGGAAATATTAATTCTCGATGAAGCCACAAGTTCGCTCGATAACGTGTCTGAAAAGGTAGTACAGGATGCCATCAACAACGTGGCAAAAAAATGCACTACAATAATCGTCGCTCACCGGCTCTCGACAGTAAAAGATGCAGATATTATTTACGTTCTTGAAAATGGCAGGATTGCAGAGAGTGGGACACATGATGCCCTGATGAGCAATAAAGGAAAATACTGGGAGTTATATACCCGACAGGTTGAATGA
- a CDS encoding SDR family oxidoreductase — MIKILITGSNGFLGSNLVSYFSQKSNYRVFSTSQKRSVDPELNDFIQGNLLDISFVNHLFSTVQPDIVINTVSLVNVDQCEENPDLANAVTVVTAENIAQASDRYRCRLVYISTDHLFDGKKSMYTEGDIPAPVNIYGKTKLLAERRTLKHVADTVIVRTNFFGWSPPEHPPTFGEWVYNNLKEKKPMTLFTDYYFTPIEVTYLAEAIETVATSSFSGIINIAGSERCSKYEFGIALAEECGFDSGPITPATIESDSFKAPRQQDLSLSTEKFRKLFNKELFALRQSIKKFCRDRENKDMQNNKL, encoded by the coding sequence ATGATTAAAATTCTTATTACCGGATCAAATGGGTTTCTTGGTTCGAATCTTGTCAGTTATTTCTCACAAAAATCAAATTATAGAGTGTTTTCAACTTCCCAGAAACGATCTGTTGACCCGGAACTGAATGATTTTATTCAGGGAAATCTGTTGGATATATCATTTGTTAATCATCTTTTTTCTACGGTGCAACCGGATATCGTAATTAACACTGTCAGCCTTGTTAATGTGGACCAGTGTGAAGAGAATCCGGATCTTGCAAATGCTGTAACGGTGGTCACAGCAGAAAACATTGCACAGGCATCAGATCGCTATCGCTGCCGCCTGGTATACATATCGACAGATCATCTGTTTGATGGTAAAAAATCGATGTATACAGAGGGGGATATTCCGGCGCCGGTCAACATATATGGGAAAACCAAACTCCTTGCCGAAAGGAGGACATTGAAGCATGTTGCAGACACGGTCATCGTCAGGACAAACTTTTTTGGATGGAGCCCACCTGAACACCCTCCAACATTCGGTGAATGGGTGTACAACAACCTGAAGGAAAAAAAGCCTATGACCCTCTTTACCGATTATTATTTCACTCCAATAGAGGTCACATATCTTGCGGAAGCAATTGAGACCGTTGCAACATCATCCTTCTCAGGAATCATCAATATTGCCGGATCCGAGCGATGTTCAAAATATGAATTTGGGATTGCGCTCGCTGAGGAGTGCGGTTTTGATTCTGGTCCGATTACGCCTGCCACCATTGAATCAGATTCGTTCAAAGCCCCACGTCAGCAGGATTTATCGCTTTCAACAGAAAAATTCAGAAAATTATTTAATAAGGAATTATTTGCGTTGCGTCAAAGTATCAAAAAATTCTGCAGGGACAGAGAAAACAAGGATATGCAAAATAATAAATTATAA
- the pseI gene encoding pseudaminic acid synthase produces the protein MNALKINKQLVGPGTSTYIIAELSANHNQDFDQAVKLIRSAKDAGADAVKIQTYTPDTMTIDCRENYFQIGDGLIWKGKNLYELYNEAYTPWEWQPELKKIANNIGLDLFSTPFDTTSVDFLEKMDVPAYKVASFEVVDIPLIKKIAGCGKPVIISTGMATLLEIEDAVNAVRETGNNQIALLKCTSAYPASPEEMNLRTIPHMAEYFDVPVGLSDHTLGIAVPLAAVALGACIIEKHFTLSRSTPGPDSAFSLEPQEFKAMVDAVRTTQSALGKVSYEVTEHEKASRLYRRSLFVVRDIARGEILSEHNVRSIRPGHGLPPKYQDQIIGKKAKKDIKRGTPLSWDLVE, from the coding sequence ATGAATGCATTAAAAATAAACAAACAATTGGTTGGACCCGGGACTTCGACCTATATCATCGCCGAATTATCTGCAAACCACAATCAGGATTTCGATCAAGCCGTAAAATTGATCAGGAGTGCGAAGGATGCCGGAGCTGATGCAGTAAAAATTCAGACTTACACTCCCGATACGATGACTATTGATTGTAGAGAAAATTATTTTCAGATCGGTGATGGTTTAATCTGGAAAGGTAAGAATCTCTATGAACTTTACAATGAAGCTTACACGCCATGGGAATGGCAACCGGAACTGAAAAAAATCGCAAATAATATCGGGCTCGATCTCTTCTCTACACCGTTCGATACAACATCTGTTGATTTTCTCGAAAAAATGGATGTACCCGCATACAAGGTTGCATCATTTGAAGTTGTTGATATCCCTTTAATCAAAAAAATTGCCGGTTGCGGTAAACCGGTCATCATTTCAACCGGGATGGCAACGTTATTGGAAATTGAGGACGCTGTCAATGCAGTCCGCGAGACGGGGAATAACCAAATCGCCCTCCTGAAATGCACAAGTGCATATCCTGCTTCTCCGGAAGAGATGAACCTGCGCACTATTCCCCACATGGCAGAATACTTCGATGTTCCGGTTGGGTTGTCCGACCACACGCTGGGAATTGCTGTTCCGTTAGCGGCAGTTGCGCTTGGTGCCTGCATCATCGAAAAGCATTTCACCCTCTCCCGGAGCACACCGGGACCGGATAGTGCATTCTCTCTTGAACCGCAGGAATTCAAGGCAATGGTTGATGCGGTGCGGACAACCCAAAGTGCACTTGGAAAAGTCTCATATGAAGTGACTGAACACGAAAAAGCGAGCCGGTTATACCGAAGATCGCTTTTTGTGGTCCGGGATATTGCCAGAGGAGAAATTCTCTCTGAACATAATGTACGTTCGATACGGCCAGGACATGGATTACCTCCAAAATATCAGGATCAGATTATCGGAAAGAAGGCAAAAAAAGATATTAAAAGAGGCACACCATTGTCATGGGATTTGGTTGAATAA
- a CDS encoding ATP-grasp domain-containing protein, with translation MKDKSQLQVLVSAIGGDVGQAIVKSLKLSKRKIACHGCDIEDNGIGKLFVDSFQVVPPATEQSYVKEIDGLCSDLCIDTFIPASEQEISFLSKFGNIQQLPNGIPFICQNASIIRTYGDKLRSMQALDKKINIALYADGKNIRAVSKLIQKTGYPVVVKERISRGSKSVHIANNTEELKTALLYCDLPLVQEYIDDDFGEYSIGIFSDDQQIQAIAFRRSLGLTGASWYAETCDDPDVLEYGKNIARIISPHGSINIQVRKSSKGVKLLEVNPRFSSLTAARAICGFNDVEWSLDLVLKGSVDIGRSSTRRVRFKRYISELIDFGNGFETIPEWMPEKQKYDKT, from the coding sequence ATGAAAGATAAATCCCAACTTCAGGTTTTGGTAAGTGCAATCGGGGGGGATGTCGGGCAGGCCATTGTAAAATCCTTAAAATTAAGCAAACGAAAAATTGCATGTCACGGGTGTGACATTGAAGATAACGGGATCGGAAAATTATTTGTTGATTCATTTCAGGTTGTTCCGCCAGCCACGGAACAAAGTTATGTCAAAGAAATTGACGGGCTTTGTTCGGATCTTTGTATCGATACATTCATTCCTGCCAGTGAACAGGAAATCTCTTTTTTAAGTAAATTCGGGAATATACAACAATTACCTAATGGAATACCGTTCATTTGTCAGAATGCATCGATCATACGAACATACGGTGATAAACTCCGAAGCATGCAAGCCCTGGATAAAAAAATCAACATTGCATTGTATGCCGATGGAAAAAATATTCGGGCTGTATCAAAACTGATTCAAAAAACCGGATACCCGGTAGTTGTTAAAGAGCGGATTTCACGAGGATCAAAATCAGTGCATATTGCGAATAATACGGAAGAATTGAAAACTGCCCTCCTTTACTGTGATCTCCCCCTTGTTCAGGAATACATAGATGATGATTTCGGTGAATATTCTATTGGAATTTTTTCAGATGATCAACAGATCCAAGCTATAGCCTTTCGGAGATCACTCGGGTTGACCGGGGCATCATGGTATGCGGAAACCTGCGATGATCCTGATGTTCTGGAGTACGGAAAAAACATCGCAAGGATCATTTCACCGCATGGCAGTATCAACATTCAGGTCCGGAAAAGTTCCAAAGGCGTGAAATTACTTGAAGTAAATCCGCGATTTTCAAGTCTGACTGCAGCAAGAGCTATTTGCGGGTTTAACGATGTTGAATGGTCATTGGATCTCGTCTTAAAGGGATCAGTGGATATCGGGAGATCATCCACCCGAAGAGTCCGTTTTAAAAGATATATATCCGAACTTATCGATTTTGGAAATGGATTTGAAACTATTCCTGAATGGATGCCGGAAAAACAGAAATATGATAAAACCTGA